One segment of Ignavibacteriales bacterium DNA contains the following:
- a CDS encoding VWA domain-containing protein: MFKFANSEYLNALWLIPVLIVLYILFNRNRKRLLEKFAEIDLQKSIMYSFSGIKSKIKFGLILTSLALLILAFANPQVGTKMQEVKQTGIDVYILLDVSRSMQAEDIKPNRLEKAKYQISNLIQKLRGDRIGLIIFSGEAYIQFPLTTDYSAANLFLSAVDFNSVPQPGTAIASAITMAVQSFDSANTDKAIIVITDGEDHEGDIDKSVEDATDKDIKIYTIGLGSPNGVPIPVYDNRGNSVGFKQDNSGQTVLTKLDETILKKIAKDGNGEYYQGNNYEDYLDKIYNDLSKLEQSEYGVKKVTDYEDRFYYFLIPAILLLLIEIFITDKRSPFFTRLNKKLGIESEGK; the protein is encoded by the coding sequence ATGTTTAAATTTGCTAATTCGGAATATTTAAATGCACTTTGGTTGATTCCAGTATTAATTGTTCTTTACATCCTATTTAACAGGAACAGGAAAAGGCTGCTTGAGAAATTTGCTGAAATAGATTTGCAGAAATCTATTATGTATTCTTTTAGTGGAATAAAATCGAAAATAAAATTTGGGTTAATTCTAACATCATTAGCCTTACTTATTCTTGCGTTTGCAAATCCACAAGTTGGAACTAAGATGCAGGAAGTTAAGCAAACCGGAATTGATGTTTACATTTTGCTTGATGTATCAAGAAGCATGCAGGCTGAAGATATCAAACCCAACAGATTGGAAAAAGCAAAGTATCAGATTTCAAATCTTATACAAAAATTACGTGGCGATAGAATTGGATTGATTATTTTTTCCGGTGAAGCGTACATACAATTTCCATTAACTACAGATTACTCTGCTGCAAATTTATTTCTTTCTGCCGTTGATTTTAACTCAGTCCCACAGCCTGGAACAGCGATTGCATCTGCAATAACTATGGCCGTTCAATCATTTGATTCTGCAAACACAGATAAAGCAATTATCGTTATAACTGATGGGGAAGATCACGAAGGCGATATAGATAAATCTGTTGAAGATGCAACGGATAAGGATATAAAGATTTATACAATTGGTTTAGGCTCTCCAAATGGTGTTCCGATTCCAGTTTATGATAATAGAGGTAATTCAGTTGGATTTAAGCAGGATAACAGTGGGCAAACCGTTTTAACAAAGCTTGATGAAACTATTTTAAAGAAAATAGCTAAAGATGGAAATGGGGAATATTATCAAGGAAATAATTATGAAGATTATCTTGATAAAATTTATAATGATCTTTCTAAACTGGAACAATCTGAATATGGTGTAAAAAAAGTTACTGATTACGAAGATCGTTTTTATTACTTTTTAATACCGGCAATATTGTTGCTGCTAATTGAAATCTTTATAACTGATAAACGTTCACCTTTCTTTACAAGGTTGAATAAAAAATTAGGAATTGAATCAGAAGGAAAATGA
- a CDS encoding DUF58 domain-containing protein, with protein MLTKELLKQVRQIEIRTKGLVNQVFSGEYHSVFKGRGMEFSEVREYQFGDDIRNIDWNVTARFGHPYIKVFEEERELTVMLMVDLSGSLMFGSISKTKQRIAAELSAILAFSALKNNDKVGLILFTDKIEKFVPPRKGKKHVLRIIREVLSFEPEGKATNLKGALEYMNNAIKKKSIAFLISDFMDEGYEKILRIVGRKHDLIGIVLDDRREKEIPNIGLVKLVDSETGAERWIDTSSKRVRSQMISDRKASEKVRNSIFVKSRLDRIELTTGSNYIQPLVQFFRRREKRW; from the coding sequence ATGCTTACTAAAGAACTTTTAAAACAAGTTAGACAAATTGAAATACGCACTAAAGGACTTGTCAATCAGGTTTTTTCAGGTGAATATCATTCTGTTTTTAAAGGACGCGGAATGGAATTTTCTGAGGTGCGTGAATATCAATTTGGTGATGACATCAGAAACATCGATTGGAATGTAACCGCACGATTCGGACATCCATACATTAAAGTATTTGAAGAGGAACGAGAGCTAACTGTAATGCTTATGGTTGATTTAAGTGGTTCATTAATGTTCGGATCAATTTCCAAAACCAAACAAAGAATTGCTGCTGAGTTAAGTGCAATACTTGCATTTTCTGCTTTAAAGAATAACGATAAAGTTGGACTTATTTTATTTACTGATAAAATTGAAAAATTTGTGCCACCTAGAAAAGGGAAGAAACACGTTTTAAGAATTATTCGTGAAGTTCTATCCTTTGAACCGGAAGGTAAGGCTACTAATCTTAAAGGCGCATTAGAATACATGAATAATGCAATCAAGAAAAAATCAATTGCATTTTTAATATCTGATTTTATGGATGAAGGTTATGAAAAGATTTTAAGAATTGTTGGAAGAAAACATGATTTAATTGGAATTGTTTTAGATGATAGACGCGAAAAAGAAATTCCGAACATTGGATTGGTAAAACTTGTTGATTCTGAAACCGGAGCTGAGCGATGGATCGATACCAGCAGTAAAAGAGTTCGTTCACAAATGATTTCTGATCGCAAAGCAAGTGAGAAAGTGAGAAATTCTATTTTTGTAAAAAGCCGGCTTGACAGAATTGAATTAACCACAGGATCTAATTACATCCAACCTCTGGTGCAATTTTTTAGAAGACGTGAGAAAAGATGGTAA
- a CDS encoding VWA domain-containing protein, producing MFKDISFAYLWVLYFLSSIPLLIAWYIWKGRKKQAAISYSSLKMFEKIPATFRERLRHFPFALRMLALIFLIIALARPQNFSAGQSINAEGIDIAMVLDISGSMLAEDFKPNRLSAAKNVIDKFVSARTTDRIGLVIFSREAFTQCPLTIDYSVLRNLLGDIRTGMIEDGTAIGNGIANGINRLKDSDAESRVIILLTDGVNNAGEVDPISAAEIASTFGIRIYTIGVGTRGEAPYPVQTPFGTRYQMVPVEIDEAILKKIAEQTGGEYFRATNNRALEDIYNKIDKMEKTKIEITSYRNAKELFAGWLGIGVVLLLLELIASKTILRKLP from the coding sequence ATGTTTAAAGATATTTCATTTGCATACCTTTGGGTTCTTTATTTCCTATCATCTATTCCATTATTAATCGCCTGGTACATCTGGAAAGGAAGAAAGAAACAAGCGGCAATTAGTTATTCATCTTTAAAGATGTTTGAAAAAATTCCCGCTACTTTTAGGGAAAGATTAAGGCACTTTCCATTTGCATTAAGAATGCTTGCATTAATATTTTTAATTATTGCACTTGCACGTCCACAAAATTTTTCTGCTGGACAAAGCATTAACGCAGAGGGAATTGATATTGCGATGGTGCTGGATATTTCCGGCAGTATGCTTGCTGAGGACTTCAAACCAAATCGTTTGTCTGCTGCAAAAAACGTGATTGATAAATTTGTTAGCGCGAGAACTACAGACAGGATTGGCTTAGTTATTTTTTCTCGCGAGGCTTTTACACAGTGTCCGCTAACGATTGATTATTCTGTTCTTAGAAATCTCCTTGGTGATATTAGAACTGGTATGATTGAAGATGGAACTGCAATAGGGAATGGAATAGCAAATGGGATTAATAGATTAAAAGATAGCGATGCTGAAAGCCGAGTGATAATTCTTTTAACTGATGGAGTAAACAATGCTGGTGAAGTTGACCCAATATCAGCAGCAGAAATTGCATCCACTTTTGGAATAAGAATTTATACAATTGGTGTTGGAACGCGTGGTGAAGCACCTTATCCTGTTCAAACTCCATTTGGTACCAGATACCAAATGGTTCCTGTTGAAATTGATGAAGCAATATTAAAAAAAATTGCTGAACAAACTGGCGGTGAATATTTCCGAGCTACTAATAATCGTGCACTTGAAGATATCTATAATAAGATTGACAAGATGGAAAAAACAAAAATTGAAATTACATCATACCGGAACGCAAAAGAACTTTTTGCCGGATGGCTGGGAATAGGAGTTGTATTGTTGTTGCTAGAATTGATAGCTTCCAAAACAATATTAAGGAAACTGCCATAA
- a CDS encoding tetratricopeptide repeat protein → MNKHNLKNILLLLSFLFLYSNGFSQSNRSILNDGVDKYEEKKYADSEVDFRKVVESSPKNFDANFNLGTSYYKQEKYDDAIKSFSNAFEGAKDDESKAKIFHNIGNSLLKSNKLEQSIEAYKNALKFNPNDQDTKYNLSYALEMLKNKDKDKDKNDKNNKNDQKKDDQKNQQNQNQDQQNKDQNKQDQQQNPQPKDQESKQDNTKQPQQPKDVKISKEEAQRILDALKNNEKDLQKLLRKKSGKVKKTDKDW, encoded by the coding sequence ATGAATAAACATAACTTAAAAAACATTTTACTTTTACTATCGTTTTTGTTTTTATACTCAAATGGATTTTCACAATCTAACCGAAGTATTTTAAATGATGGAGTTGATAAGTACGAAGAAAAAAAATATGCTGATTCAGAAGTTGATTTTAGAAAAGTTGTTGAAAGTTCACCGAAAAATTTTGATGCCAATTTTAATTTAGGGACATCCTATTACAAACAAGAGAAATATGATGATGCAATAAAATCTTTCTCTAATGCTTTTGAAGGCGCTAAAGACGATGAAAGCAAGGCAAAGATTTTTCACAACATTGGTAACTCACTTTTAAAATCAAATAAACTTGAACAAAGTATTGAAGCTTATAAAAACGCTCTAAAATTTAATCCGAATGATCAGGACACGAAGTATAATTTATCATATGCTCTTGAAATGCTTAAGAATAAGGACAAAGACAAGGATAAAAACGATAAGAATAATAAAAATGATCAGAAAAAAGATGATCAAAAGAATCAGCAGAATCAAAATCAGGATCAGCAAAACAAAGATCAAAATAAACAGGATCAGCAGCAGAATCCACAGCCTAAAGATCAAGAATCAAAGCAGGATAACACTAAACAGCCTCAGCAGCCTAAAGATGTAAAAATATCAAAAGAGGAAGCTCAGCGTATTCTTGATGCTTTAAAAAAC
- a CDS encoding MoxR family ATPase has product MSEIGKVIVGQKVMVERLVIGLLGNGHVLLEGVPGLAKTLAIKTLAAAMTAKFQRIQFTPDLLPADLIGTQIYNQKDGNFLIRKGPIFSNFILADEINRAPAKVQSALLEAMQERQITIGESTFKLEEPFLVLATQNPIEQEGTYPLPEAQVDRFMLKVVITYPERAEELAIMRQNMSLVETKINPVVSPDQILKARHLLNEVYIDEKIEKYILDIVFATRNPKAFGINNLAELISYGASPRATINLAIGAKAMAFIKRRGYVIPEDVRAICLDVLRHRVAVTYEAEAEEITSENVIQEILNKVVVP; this is encoded by the coding sequence ATGAGTGAAATCGGTAAAGTTATTGTTGGCCAAAAAGTAATGGTTGAAAGATTGGTAATTGGATTACTTGGCAACGGACACGTTTTACTTGAAGGCGTTCCGGGACTTGCAAAAACTCTTGCCATTAAAACCTTAGCTGCCGCAATGACAGCAAAGTTTCAAAGAATCCAATTTACACCGGATTTACTTCCCGCCGATTTGATTGGTACACAAATATATAATCAGAAAGATGGAAATTTTCTTATTCGTAAAGGCCCAATCTTTTCAAACTTTATTCTTGCTGATGAAATTAACCGTGCACCCGCAAAAGTACAAAGCGCTTTGTTAGAAGCAATGCAAGAACGACAAATTACTATTGGTGAGTCAACCTTTAAACTTGAAGAACCGTTTTTAGTTCTTGCGACCCAAAACCCAATTGAGCAAGAAGGAACTTATCCTTTACCAGAAGCACAGGTAGATAGGTTTATGCTAAAGGTTGTTATCACTTATCCTGAAAGAGCCGAAGAACTTGCGATAATGAGGCAGAACATGAGTTTGGTAGAAACTAAAATAAATCCAGTTGTTTCTCCTGATCAAATATTAAAAGCACGCCACTTATTAAATGAAGTTTATATTGATGAAAAAATTGAAAAATATATTCTTGATATAGTTTTTGCTACACGTAATCCCAAGGCGTTTGGAATTAATAATCTTGCTGAACTAATTAGTTATGGAGCATCGCCAAGAGCTACAATTAATCTTGCTATCGGTGCTAAAGCAATGGCATTTATAAAACGCAGAGGTTATGTAATTCCTGAAGATGTAAGAGCTATTTGTCTTGATGTCTTAAGACATCGTGTTGCTGTTACTTATGAAGCAGAAGCTGAAGAAATTACAAGTGAAAATGTAATTCAAGAAATATTGAACAAAGTAGTTGTTCCATAA